Proteins encoded by one window of Carcharodon carcharias isolate sCarCar2 chromosome 30, sCarCar2.pri, whole genome shotgun sequence:
- the LOC121271295 gene encoding surfeit locus protein 4-like isoform X1 — protein sequence MSVQSDVMGTAEDFADQFLRVTKRFLPHVAHLCLISTFLEDGIRMWFQWNEQCDYINMTWHCGNFFATIFVLLNMVGQLGGCIMVLSRKFVPYACCGLFVLIAMQTVAYSILWDLKFLMRNLALGGGLLLLLAESRSEGKTMFAGVPTMGTNSPRQYMQLGGRVLLVLMFMTLLHFSLDALMILQDIVGTTLIILVAVGFKTKLAALTLVIWLFALNLIQNPFWSIPVYKPMHDFLKYDFFQTMSVIGGLLLVVALGPGGVSMDEHKKKW from the exons ATGTCGGTCCAGAGCGATGTGATGGGGACCGCCGAGGACTTCGCCGACCAG tttttacgTGTGACCAAGCGTTTCCTGCCTCATGTTGCACATTTGTGTCTGATCAGCACATTCCTGGAAGATGGGATTCGCATGTGGTTCCAATGGAATGAACAGTGTGACTATATCAACATGACCTGGCATTGTGGGAACTTCTTTGCCACCATATTTGTCTTGCTTAATATGGTTGGGCAGCTAG GTGGTTGTATTATGGTGCTGAGTCGGAAGTTTGTGCCTTATGCTTGCTGTGGTTTATTTGTACTTATTGCTATGCAG ACTGTTGCTTATAGTATTCTCTGGGACCTTAAATTTCTTATGAG GAATCTTGCACTTGGAGGTGgcttactgctgctgctggctgagTCTCGATCCGAAGGGAAAACTATGTTTGCAGGTGTCCCTACCATGGGTACTAATTCCCCACGTCAATACATGCAGTTGGGAGGCCGTGTCCTGCTTGTCCTTATGTTTATGACTTTGTTGCACTTCTCCTTGGATGCGCTTATG ATTCTTCAAGATATTGTTGGCACTACTTTGATAATCCTTGTGGCGGTTGGCTTCAAGACAAAGTTAGCTGCTCTCACACTGGTCATTTGGCTCTTTGCGTTGAATCTGATTCAGAATCCATTCTGGAGTATCCCGGTTTACAAGCCCATGCATGACTTCTTAAAGTATGACTTTTTCCAAACCATGTCTGTGATTGGCGGCCTTCTCTTAGTAGTAGCGCTGGGGCCTGGTGGAGTCTCGATGGATGAACATAAGAAGAAGTGGTGA
- the LOC121271295 gene encoding surfeit locus protein 4-like isoform X2: MRNLALGGGLLLLLAESRSEGKTMFAGVPTMGTNSPRQYMQLGGRVLLVLMFMTLLHFSLDALMILQDIVGTTLIILVAVGFKTKLAALTLVIWLFALNLIQNPFWSIPVYKPMHDFLKYDFFQTMSVIGGLLLVVALGPGGVSMDEHKKKW; the protein is encoded by the exons ATGAG GAATCTTGCACTTGGAGGTGgcttactgctgctgctggctgagTCTCGATCCGAAGGGAAAACTATGTTTGCAGGTGTCCCTACCATGGGTACTAATTCCCCACGTCAATACATGCAGTTGGGAGGCCGTGTCCTGCTTGTCCTTATGTTTATGACTTTGTTGCACTTCTCCTTGGATGCGCTTATG ATTCTTCAAGATATTGTTGGCACTACTTTGATAATCCTTGTGGCGGTTGGCTTCAAGACAAAGTTAGCTGCTCTCACACTGGTCATTTGGCTCTTTGCGTTGAATCTGATTCAGAATCCATTCTGGAGTATCCCGGTTTACAAGCCCATGCATGACTTCTTAAAGTATGACTTTTTCCAAACCATGTCTGTGATTGGCGGCCTTCTCTTAGTAGTAGCGCTGGGGCCTGGTGGAGTCTCGATGGATGAACATAAGAAGAAGTGGTGA